A stretch of Gymnodinialimonas phycosphaerae DNA encodes these proteins:
- the prfB gene encoding peptide chain release factor 2, whose protein sequence is MRAETQANIEKIRNSLILLGQRMDIDTAPHRLEEFNARVEDPDLWNDPEKAQKLMRDRQVLVDKLKQYETIKQGVDDNEELIELGEMEGDTEVVEEAEAALAALVEDAAAKELEALLDGEADSNDTFLEINSGAGGTESCDWASMLARMYTRWAEKQGYDVELQSFSAGEEAGIKSAVYKISGHNAYGWLKSESGVHRLVRISPFDSAAKRHTSFTSVKVYPVVDDNIEIEVNPSDIRIDTYRSSGAGGQHVNTTDSAVRITHHPTGIVVTSSEKSQHQNRDIAMKALKSRLYQMELDKRSAKVNEVHENAGDAGWGNQIRSYVLQPYQMVKDLRTSYETSDTQGVLDGNIDGLMASVLAMDVSGKSRAEANAED, encoded by the coding sequence ATGCGCGCCGAGACACAAGCCAATATCGAAAAGATCCGTAACTCCCTGATCCTTCTGGGGCAGCGTATGGATATCGATACCGCGCCCCATCGGTTGGAGGAATTCAACGCCCGTGTCGAGGACCCCGACCTGTGGAATGATCCGGAGAAGGCGCAGAAGTTGATGCGCGATCGCCAGGTGCTTGTCGACAAGCTCAAGCAATATGAGACGATCAAGCAGGGTGTCGATGACAACGAAGAGCTGATCGAACTGGGCGAGATGGAAGGCGACACCGAGGTGGTCGAAGAGGCCGAAGCCGCTCTTGCGGCGCTGGTCGAGGATGCTGCTGCCAAGGAGTTGGAGGCGCTGTTGGATGGTGAGGCTGACAGCAACGACACCTTCCTTGAAATCAACTCGGGCGCGGGCGGCACCGAGAGCTGTGACTGGGCTTCCATGTTGGCGCGTATGTACACGCGGTGGGCTGAAAAGCAGGGCTATGACGTGGAGCTGCAAAGTTTCAGTGCCGGGGAAGAGGCGGGGATCAAGTCCGCCGTCTACAAGATCTCGGGCCACAATGCCTATGGCTGGTTGAAGTCTGAATCGGGCGTGCACCGGTTGGTGCGGATCTCGCCGTTCGATAGCGCCGCAAAGAGGCATACGTCGTTCACCTCCGTGAAGGTCTACCCGGTTGTCGATGACAACATCGAGATCGAGGTTAACCCCTCGGACATCCGCATCGACACCTACCGCTCGTCGGGGGCAGGCGGTCAGCACGTGAACACGACCGACTCGGCCGTGCGGATTACGCACCATCCCACCGGCATCGTGGTGACGAGTTCGGAGAAGTCGCAGCACCAGAACCGTGACATCGCCATGAAGGCCCTGAAGTCACGGCTTTATCAGATGGAGTTGGACAAGCGCTCGGCCAAGGTGAACGAGGTCCATGAGAACGCGGGCGACGCGGGCTGGGGTAACCAGATCCGATCCTACGTGTTGCAACCCTACCAGATGGTGAAAGACCTGCGGACGTCCTACGAGACTTCGGACACCCAAGGCGTGCTGGACGGGAATATCGACGGGTTGATGGCCTCGGTTCTGGCGATGGACGTGTCCGGCAAGAGCCGGGCGGAGGCCAATGCCGAGGATTGA
- a CDS encoding penicillin-binding protein 1A, which translates to MRFIIGFFGAIFSAVTLGLVFAALGVGGLIYLYSQGLPDHETLSQYSPPTISRIYSRQGMIVDEFATERRLFTPAEEIPDLVSFAFVSAEDRNFYNHQGYDPRAIVAAFVDAVRSRGQDVRGASTITQQVMKNFLLDGSRTVERKVREIILAARIERTLSKDRILELYLNEIFLGQNSYGVTAAAQTYFNATLEDLTLEQVAYLAALPQAPSRFHPVDDYERAINRRDYVLREMYENGYVTLEEMEAAQASPLETVQGGHIEAYRLSRPPRNYFTDEIRRQLSAQFGAEEFFSGGYAVRSTMDESLQEVAEASLRQALERYDRNLGTWRGATDTIDPALLTDEVTWRAALADADIPRDVDGWFAAVVLEVGDSSARIGIEGVEDDEDGHFIPANDVTWARPLREDGSRGNTARVAGDLLSVGDVVHVRRMTSDSDGSFIRWTLRQIPEVQGGFMAMDVHTGRVLAMQGGFSYQYSSFNRATQATRQPGSSFKPFVYAAALDSGYSPNTIVIDAPIEVATGEGIWRPQNASNQFYGPSPLRTGIERSRNLMTVRLAQDVGMETVARYAERFGVYDEMQPFLANSLGSQETTLFRMVAAYAMFANGGERVEPTLVDRIQNRYGETVYRHDQRLCPDCELASLEPGLAPRIVSTRERVIDPITAYQLTSMMRGVVDRGTASGTVNLPVPTAGKTGTTNDARDVWFVGFTSNIVAGCYIGYDQPESLGRGASGGGMCGPVFQRFMLEAIEEYGSGDFPVPEGGQFYPIDRFSGARLPDGAGGDNVVYELFRAGEEPYQGLLSAIDGGWAMSSDIPMFTQGDDGGDDGGGGGGQGTLVETSDGDTVRVPTDTGFGTLSSGGLY; encoded by the coding sequence ATGCGATTCATTATCGGATTTTTCGGCGCGATTTTCTCGGCCGTGACCCTGGGGCTTGTCTTCGCCGCGCTTGGCGTGGGCGGGTTGATCTACTTGTATTCGCAAGGCCTGCCGGATCATGAAACCCTGTCGCAATACTCGCCCCCCACCATCAGCCGCATCTACTCGCGCCAAGGCATGATCGTGGACGAATTCGCCACCGAACGCCGCCTGTTCACCCCCGCCGAAGAGATCCCGGACCTAGTGTCTTTCGCCTTCGTGTCCGCCGAAGATCGCAACTTCTACAACCACCAGGGCTATGACCCGCGCGCCATCGTGGCGGCGTTTGTCGATGCCGTGCGCTCGCGCGGGCAGGACGTGCGGGGGGCCTCGACCATCACCCAGCAGGTGATGAAGAACTTCCTGCTTGATGGGTCGCGGACGGTAGAGCGGAAGGTGCGCGAGATCATCCTTGCCGCGCGCATCGAACGCACATTGTCCAAAGACCGCATTCTGGAATTGTACCTGAACGAGATTTTCCTTGGGCAGAACTCTTACGGCGTGACGGCTGCGGCGCAGACGTATTTCAACGCCACGCTCGAAGATCTGACGCTGGAGCAGGTGGCCTACCTCGCGGCGCTGCCCCAGGCCCCATCGCGCTTCCATCCGGTCGATGATTATGAACGCGCGATCAACCGCCGCGACTACGTGCTGCGCGAGATGTACGAGAACGGCTACGTGACCCTCGAAGAGATGGAGGCGGCGCAAGCCTCGCCGCTGGAAACCGTGCAGGGCGGCCATATCGAGGCCTACCGCCTGTCGCGCCCGCCGCGGAACTACTTCACCGATGAAATCCGCCGCCAACTCAGCGCCCAATTCGGCGCGGAAGAATTTTTCTCGGGCGGCTATGCGGTGCGCTCCACGATGGACGAAAGCCTGCAAGAGGTGGCCGAGGCTTCGCTGCGGCAAGCGTTGGAGCGGTATGACCGCAACCTTGGCACCTGGCGCGGGGCGACCGATACGATCGACCCGGCGCTGCTGACCGACGAGGTCACATGGCGCGCGGCTTTGGCAGATGCGGATATTCCGCGCGACGTCGACGGCTGGTTCGCTGCCGTCGTGCTGGAGGTTGGCGACAGCTCGGCCCGGATCGGGATCGAGGGCGTCGAAGACGATGAGGACGGCCATTTCATCCCCGCCAATGACGTGACATGGGCCCGCCCCCTGCGCGAGGACGGATCGCGCGGGAACACGGCGCGGGTGGCGGGCGATTTGTTGAGCGTGGGCGACGTGGTGCACGTGCGCCGCATGACCAGCGACAGTGACGGCAGTTTCATCCGCTGGACCCTGCGCCAGATCCCCGAAGTGCAGGGCGGTTTCATGGCGATGGATGTGCATACCGGCCGGGTGCTGGCGATGCAGGGCGGGTTCTCGTACCAATATTCCAGCTTCAACCGCGCCACGCAGGCGACGCGTCAGCCCGGGTCCAGCTTCAAGCCCTTCGTCTACGCGGCGGCGCTCGACTCGGGCTACAGCCCCAATACCATCGTCATCGACGCGCCCATCGAGGTCGCGACCGGCGAGGGCATCTGGCGGCCCCAGAACGCCTCGAACCAGTTCTATGGCCCGTCGCCCCTGCGCACTGGGATCGAGCGGTCGCGGAACCTGATGACGGTGCGCCTTGCGCAGGATGTGGGTATGGAAACCGTCGCGCGCTACGCGGAGCGGTTCGGGGTCTACGATGAGATGCAGCCGTTCCTTGCCAATTCCCTGGGCTCGCAGGAAACGACGCTGTTCCGCATGGTCGCGGCCTACGCGATGTTCGCCAACGGCGGGGAACGGGTGGAGCCGACGCTGGTGGACCGGATCCAGAACCGCTATGGCGAAACGGTCTATCGCCATGACCAACGGCTTTGCCCGGACTGCGAGTTGGCCTCTCTGGAGCCGGGCCTCGCGCCCCGGATCGTGTCGACCCGTGAGCGTGTGATCGACCCGATCACAGCCTACCAGTTGACCTCGATGATGCGCGGTGTGGTGGATCGGGGCACGGCGTCCGGGACAGTGAACCTGCCGGTGCCCACGGCGGGCAAGACCGGCACGACGAACGACGCCCGCGACGTGTGGTTCGTGGGCTTCACGTCGAACATCGTGGCAGGGTGCTACATTGGCTACGACCAGCCCGAAAGCCTGGGGCGGGGTGCCTCGGGGGGCGGTATGTGCGGCCCGGTGTTCCAGCGCTTCATGCTGGAGGCGATCGAAGAATACGGCTCGGGCGATTTCCCGGTGCCGGAAGGCGGACAGTTCTACCCGATCGACCGTTTTTCGGGGGCCCGTTTGCCCGACGGCGCAGGGGGCGACAACGTGGTCTACGAGCTCTTCCGGGCCGGAGAAGAGCCCTACCAGGGGCTTTTGTCGGCCATTGACGGGGGGTGGGCGATGTCGTCGGACATTCCGATGTTCACCCAGGGCGATGATGGCGGCGATGACGGCGGCGGCGGCGGCGGGCAGGGGACGCTGGTGGAAACCTCTGACGGTGACACCGTGCGGGTGCCGACCGATACCGGTTTCGGCACGCTCAGCTCCGGGGGCCTTTACTGA
- a CDS encoding DUF2189 domain-containing protein, with protein MSESTVHPVGEGAPDIRDLTLADIATALRLGLKDFLRKPMMGLFFATVYVVGGWLLYLFLFVTDQIWLALPITVGFPLLGPFLAVGLYEISRRLEAGQTSWARNEILGVIWHQRLRQLPSMAWVIIVYFLFWSFFAHMLFALFLGPSALTNVTTSYAYLLQPEGVLMLLVGTAFGAVFAFVLFTLSVVSLPLLLDREIDFVTAMITSVSVVKQNTGVMLVWGVVIAGLTFVGMIPGLLGLFVVLPLLGHATWHIYRLVTVTGPGA; from the coding sequence ATGTCCGAAAGTACCGTGCATCCTGTTGGTGAGGGCGCCCCCGATATCCGCGACCTGACCTTGGCCGATATCGCGACGGCCCTGCGGCTGGGGCTGAAGGACTTTCTGCGCAAACCCATGATGGGGCTCTTCTTTGCGACCGTTTATGTGGTTGGCGGGTGGTTGCTGTACCTTTTTTTGTTCGTGACGGATCAGATCTGGCTGGCGCTTCCGATCACGGTCGGCTTCCCGCTTCTGGGACCGTTTCTGGCCGTGGGCCTCTACGAGATTTCGCGTCGCCTCGAGGCAGGTCAGACGTCGTGGGCGCGCAATGAAATCCTTGGCGTGATCTGGCACCAGCGCCTGCGGCAATTGCCGTCGATGGCCTGGGTCATCATCGTCTACTTCCTGTTCTGGTCGTTCTTCGCCCACATGCTGTTTGCGCTGTTCCTTGGCCCCTCGGCGCTGACCAATGTCACCACCTCTTACGCCTACCTGCTGCAACCCGAAGGCGTGTTGATGCTGCTGGTGGGCACGGCGTTCGGGGCTGTGTTCGCCTTCGTGCTGTTCACGCTGAGCGTCGTGTCGCTGCCGCTTCTGCTGGACCGAGAGATTGATTTCGTCACGGCTATGATCACGTCGGTTTCGGTGGTGAAACAGAACACCGGCGTGATGTTGGTGTGGGGCGTGGTGATCGCGGGTCTGACGTTCGTGGGGATGATCCCGGGGCTTCTGGGCCTCTTTGTCGTGCTGCCACTTCTGGGACATGCGACCTGGCACATCTACCGCCTGGTCACGGTGACGGGCCCCGGCGCATAA
- a CDS encoding N-acetylmuramoyl-L-alanine amidase: MFRAVLLIALLCLGAPAMAQTLGASARALPEGSALEGSRRGTELTLALSQAVPFRVFTLVDPMRVVLDFRTVDFSALPEDFDEARHVESVAMGGASTPGWSRMVLTLNAPLSLDVAAMETDDSTGEAIVSLALSPTDAESFAAAAGAPPGLQAVLLPVVSQAPPPGDDTLIVMLDPGHGGVDPGALRDGFTEADLILTFARELREVMRRTGQIEVVMTRDADVFVPLPTRVTLARAAGADLFISLHADAIAEGRAQGASVYTLSDDATDVATAALAEQHDRADLLQGVDLSGSDDEVVSVLMDLARIETAPRSRAFADILVQAIEATGLDMHAQPRGEGSFSVLKAADFPAVLLEIGFLSEGGDLDNIRNPEWRARMQAAVTGAVIAWNQADTAADALRRQ; the protein is encoded by the coding sequence GTGTTTCGAGCAGTCCTTCTTATCGCCCTCCTGTGCCTTGGGGCGCCTGCCATGGCGCAAACCCTTGGCGCCTCTGCCCGCGCCTTGCCGGAGGGGTCCGCGCTGGAGGGGAGTCGTCGCGGGACCGAGTTGACGCTTGCACTGAGCCAGGCCGTGCCGTTCCGGGTCTTCACCCTTGTCGATCCCATGCGCGTCGTGCTCGATTTCCGCACCGTGGATTTCAGCGCGCTGCCCGAGGATTTCGACGAGGCGCGTCATGTGGAAAGCGTCGCCATGGGCGGCGCGTCTACGCCCGGCTGGTCACGCATGGTGCTGACATTGAACGCGCCGCTATCGCTGGATGTCGCCGCGATGGAAACCGACGACAGCACCGGTGAAGCCATTGTTTCGCTTGCGCTTTCGCCCACCGATGCCGAAAGCTTCGCGGCAGCCGCAGGCGCGCCGCCGGGCCTGCAAGCCGTGCTTTTGCCGGTTGTCAGTCAAGCGCCGCCGCCCGGCGACGACACGCTGATCGTGATGCTGGATCCCGGCCACGGCGGCGTTGATCCCGGTGCCCTGCGGGACGGCTTCACCGAGGCCGATTTGATCCTGACCTTCGCGCGCGAGCTGCGCGAGGTCATGCGGCGCACCGGCCAGATCGAGGTTGTCATGACCCGCGACGCCGATGTCTTCGTGCCGTTACCCACGCGCGTCACGCTGGCCCGTGCGGCGGGGGCGGACTTGTTCATTTCGCTCCACGCCGATGCGATCGCCGAGGGCCGCGCCCAAGGGGCCTCGGTCTACACTCTGTCGGATGACGCGACCGATGTCGCCACGGCGGCGCTTGCCGAACAGCACGACCGGGCGGATCTGCTACAGGGCGTGGACCTGTCCGGCAGCGACGATGAGGTGGTCAGCGTGCTGATGGATCTGGCCCGGATCGAGACCGCGCCGCGTTCGCGCGCCTTCGCGGATATCCTTGTGCAAGCCATTGAAGCAACAGGGCTGGACATGCATGCGCAACCCCGTGGTGAGGGGTCGTTCTCGGTTCTGAAGGCCGCCGATTTTCCCGCCGTTCTGTTGGAAATCGGCTTCCTCAGCGAGGGCGGTGATCTGGACAACATTCGCAACCCCGAATGGCGTGCGCGGATGCAGGCGGCGGTCACGGGGGCAGTGATTGCATGGAACCAGGCCGACACGGCGGCGGACGCCCTGCGCCGTCAGTGA
- a CDS encoding class I SAM-dependent methyltransferase: MDKPDDILPTYRVEAARWARERGQSLWERPALEACVAGRAAGLRVLDLGCGSGQPIAQWFVARGDAVTGVDGAPEMLAECAERVPDVTRILADMRGLSLEQRFDIILAFNSFFHLCPADQRAMFPIFAAHAAPGARLLFTSGPGAGEAVGRVGDSPVYHASLAPSEYRALLSAAGFKVVWFRPEDAELRGHSVWLAQFAGAPSGH; encoded by the coding sequence ATGGACAAACCGGACGACATCTTGCCCACCTACCGGGTCGAGGCTGCGCGGTGGGCGCGCGAAAGGGGGCAATCGCTGTGGGAACGTCCGGCGCTTGAGGCCTGCGTGGCGGGCCGCGCGGCGGGGTTGCGGGTTCTGGATCTGGGGTGCGGATCGGGGCAGCCGATTGCCCAGTGGTTCGTGGCCCGCGGCGACGCGGTGACCGGTGTCGATGGCGCGCCCGAGATGTTGGCAGAATGCGCCGAACGGGTGCCAGACGTCACGCGTATCCTCGCCGACATGCGGGGGCTGTCGCTGGAACAGCGCTTCGATATCATCTTGGCATTCAACAGTTTTTTCCACCTCTGCCCGGCAGATCAGCGGGCGATGTTCCCCATCTTCGCCGCCCACGCTGCCCCCGGCGCGCGGCTTCTGTTTACCTCGGGACCCGGCGCGGGCGAGGCCGTGGGCCGCGTCGGCGACAGCCCGGTGTACCACGCCAGCCTTGCGCCGTCGGAATACCGCGCGCTGCTGTCCGCGGCGGGGTTCAAGGTCGTCTGGTTCCGCCCCGAAGATGCAGAGTTGCGGGGACATTCGGTCTGGCTGGCGCAGTTTGCGGGCGCGCCTTCGGGTCACTGA
- a CDS encoding aminotransferase class I/II-fold pyridoxal phosphate-dependent enzyme, translating to MRQSTRSHVDPFIVMDVMEQARALEDAGRHIIHMEVGQPGTGAPKAARDRLAAEMAAGPLGYTVALGRPDLRVGIAALYAEWYGIDLDPARVVLTAGASGAFILAFTALFDAGARVALGEPCYPSYRQILSALSLEPVGLQTHVETRFQPTPDHLTDDLDGLIVASPANPTGTMLFKPELTALTNACASRGISLISDEIYHGLQYQGRAVSALEVTDDVYVINSFSKYFSMTGWRLGWMVVPPDHVRTIERLAQNMFICPSHAAQVAALGALSPEGRAELDQHRMTYAANREILQTGLHEAGLTNTAPADGAFYVYADVSHLTDDARAFAARILEEAGVAVTPGLDFDKARGAGTLRFSYARATQDIKEGVERLARFLISL from the coding sequence ATGCGCCAATCCACCAGATCCCACGTCGACCCGTTCATCGTGATGGACGTGATGGAGCAGGCCCGCGCGCTTGAGGACGCCGGACGCCACATCATCCATATGGAGGTCGGCCAGCCCGGCACCGGCGCGCCGAAGGCCGCGCGCGACCGTCTGGCCGCCGAGATGGCCGCAGGCCCCCTTGGCTACACCGTGGCCCTGGGGCGCCCGGATCTGCGGGTGGGCATCGCGGCGCTTTACGCAGAGTGGTACGGCATCGACCTGGACCCCGCCCGCGTCGTCCTGACGGCGGGCGCGTCGGGGGCTTTCATCCTTGCCTTCACCGCGCTGTTCGACGCGGGTGCGCGCGTGGCACTGGGCGAGCCGTGCTATCCGTCCTATCGCCAGATCCTCAGCGCCCTGTCGCTGGAACCCGTGGGCCTGCAAACCCATGTCGAAACACGGTTCCAACCCACGCCCGATCACCTCACGGATGACCTTGATGGCCTGATCGTTGCCAGCCCCGCCAACCCGACCGGCACCATGCTGTTCAAGCCAGAGCTAACGGCGTTAACCAATGCCTGCGCGTCCCGGGGCATCTCCTTGATTTCAGATGAGATCTACCACGGCCTCCAGTACCAGGGCCGCGCCGTGTCCGCGCTGGAAGTCACCGACGATGTCTATGTCATCAACTCTTTCTCCAAGTATTTCTCCATGACCGGCTGGCGGCTCGGGTGGATGGTGGTCCCGCCCGACCACGTCCGCACGATCGAGCGCCTGGCCCAGAACATGTTCATCTGCCCCTCGCACGCCGCGCAGGTCGCTGCCCTTGGTGCGCTGTCGCCCGAGGGGCGAGCCGAGCTGGACCAGCACCGAATGACCTACGCCGCGAACCGTGAAATCCTGCAAACCGGCCTGCACGAGGCGGGCCTGACCAATACCGCCCCCGCCGATGGGGCGTTTTACGTCTATGCTGATGTCAGCCACCTGACGGACGACGCCCGCGCCTTTGCGGCCCGGATCCTGGAAGAGGCCGGCGTTGCGGTCACCCCCGGCCTCGACTTCGACAAGGCGCGCGGGGCGGGGACCCTGCGGTTCAGCTACGCCCGCGCCACGCAGGACATCAAAGAGGGCGTCGAACGGCTTGCGCGGTTCCTGATAAGCCTCTAG
- a CDS encoding amidase translates to MQDLWRLGACDLSREIAARKVSCVEVMRSTLARIDAVNGAVNAIVSLRDREALMGEARVADAMGARGWLHGVPVAIKDLVAVKGLRSTWGSRLLADYVPDHDDGLSRALRDAGAIVIGKTNVPEYGLGSHASNGVFGVTRNPFDLSRTAGGSSGGAGAALATGMVSVADGSDMMGSLRNPAAWNDVYGFRPTVGLVPGEPRDNVVLHRLSTLGPMGRSVEDVAALLQTMAGRTVDVPQPPRAPRVAWLGDWGGAYRMDAGLLAAGQAAAAQAEALGWRVDAVRPLMAAGNLWHSWTVLRSFVVAQELARHWRDPARRDLLNTQAIWETEQGLALTGDEVEKAAALRRDWLAVLAATFADYDALLMPATQMWPFPAEWDWPREIDGQPMDTYHRWMECVVPASLAGLPALALPGGFNDSGLPHGLQLIGPHGADGRLLAMGTAWEAMVGPRTVRTPS, encoded by the coding sequence ATGCAAGATCTCTGGCGCCTGGGCGCGTGTGATCTGTCGCGTGAGATTGCGGCGCGCAAAGTGTCTTGCGTCGAGGTGATGCGGTCGACATTGGCGCGGATCGATGCGGTCAATGGGGCTGTGAACGCCATCGTCTCCCTGCGCGACCGTGAGGCGTTGATGGGCGAGGCGCGGGTCGCCGACGCCATGGGCGCGCGCGGGTGGCTCCATGGGGTGCCGGTGGCGATCAAGGATCTGGTGGCCGTGAAAGGCCTGCGGTCGACCTGGGGCTCGCGTCTGTTGGCGGATTACGTACCGGATCACGATGATGGTCTGTCGCGCGCCCTGCGCGACGCGGGGGCGATCGTGATCGGCAAGACCAATGTGCCGGAATACGGGCTGGGGTCGCATGCGTCGAACGGCGTGTTCGGGGTCACGCGCAATCCGTTCGACCTGTCGCGCACGGCCGGAGGGTCCTCGGGTGGGGCGGGGGCCGCGCTGGCCACGGGGATGGTGAGCGTTGCGGACGGATCAGACATGATGGGCAGCCTGCGCAATCCAGCCGCCTGGAATGATGTTTATGGCTTTCGGCCTACCGTTGGCCTGGTGCCGGGAGAGCCCCGTGACAACGTGGTGTTGCACCGTCTGTCGACCCTCGGGCCAATGGGGCGGAGCGTCGAGGATGTCGCGGCCCTTTTGCAGACCATGGCAGGGCGGACCGTGGACGTGCCGCAACCGCCCCGCGCGCCGCGCGTGGCCTGGCTTGGCGATTGGGGTGGGGCCTACCGGATGGACGCGGGGCTATTGGCGGCGGGACAGGCCGCGGCGGCACAGGCCGAGGCGTTGGGGTGGCGGGTCGACGCCGTGCGGCCCTTGATGGCGGCCGGGAACCTTTGGCACAGTTGGACGGTATTGAGGTCCTTCGTCGTGGCACAGGAATTGGCCCGCCACTGGCGCGACCCGGCGCGGCGCGACTTGTTGAACACCCAGGCGATTTGGGAGACCGAGCAAGGCCTCGCCCTGACTGGGGACGAGGTGGAGAAAGCCGCAGCCCTGCGGCGTGATTGGCTGGCGGTGCTTGCGGCCACGTTTGCGGATTACGACGCGCTTTTGATGCCGGCGACGCAGATGTGGCCCTTCCCGGCGGAATGGGACTGGCCACGCGAGATCGATGGCCAGCCGATGGATACCTATCACCGATGGATGGAATGCGTGGTGCCTGCCAGCCTTGCCGGCCTGCCCGCGCTGGCGCTGCCCGGGGGTTTCAATGACAGCGGGTTGCCCCATGGCCTGCAACTAATCGGCCCCCATGGGGCGGACGGCAGGCTACTGGCCATGGGCACGGCCTGGGAGGCGATGGTCGGACCCAGGACGGTTCGGACCCCGAGCTGA